TTGACCAGCGCATGCAGCGCCGTCTGCCGGCGGATATCGGCGGCGAGGTTGCGATAGCGCGTCGCTTGGCGTGCCTGGCGTTTCAGCGCATCGATCTGCGCCTCGATCTGCTTCAGCACATCTTCGAGGCGCAAGAGATTGTCCTCGGCACCCTTGAGACGCAGCTCGGCTTCGTGCCGGCGCGAATGAAGGCCGGCAATGCCGGCGGCCTCTTCGAGGATGCGGCGGCGCGCCTGCGGCTTGACCGCGATGATCTCGCCTATCGTGCCTTGCCGCACGATGGCCGCGGAGCGCGATCCGGTCGAGGCATCGGCAAACAGCAATTGCACGTCGCGCGCCCGGACCTCGCGGCCATTGACGCGATAGGTCGAGCCTTCGTCGCGCTCGATGCGGCGGCTGACTTCGAGGATTTCGGCATCGTTGAAGACCGCCGGCGCGGTGCGGTCGGTATTGTCGAGGACGAGGCGAACCTCGGCCATATTGCGCCCCGGCCGTTCGCCGCTGCCGGCGAAGATCACGTCGTCCATATCGACGCCGCGCAGCGTCTTCGACGAGTTTTCGCCCATCACCCAGCGCATGGCATCGACCAGATTGGATTTGCCACAGCCGTTCGGTCCGATGATCCCGGTCAATCCGGGCTCGATCAGAAAATCCGTCGCCTCGACGAAAGTCTTGAAGCCGGCGAGGTGAAGCTTGGTGAATTTCACGGCTCGGCCCTCATGCGGCCAAACCGGCGATTGCGCGCTTTTGGCTGGTCATCGAATGCTCAATATCAAGGGACGGCGATCGACGCAAAGATGACGGATTCGGCGCCGCTCCGGCGGCGATTACGGCTCGACCCAGGGCCGAAGTGCAAGCCGCAAAGCCGCTTTTTCTGTGTGAAACGGGAGATTCACCAGCGCATCGGCCTGCCGGACGGCGGAACGGCGTCGTTTGGCACGATCATCTTGCCGATCGGCCAGAGCGCGATGCCGGCCAATTTGAGATGCGCCCAGGCGAAGGGCAGGCCGATGATCGTGATCGCCAAGGCGACGGCGGTCACGACATGCCCCAGCGCCAGCCACCAGCCGGCCAAAACCAGCCAGAGAATATTGCCGAGCGTACCGAAAGCGCCGGTGCCGAGATCGTCGCGCCCGGTCCAATCCCGTCGCGACACAGCCCTTTGGCCGAAGGGCAAGAGGCTATAGGCGGCGATGTTGAGCGCCGCCCGCGTCCAAGGCAGGCCGATAATGGTAATCGCCATGATCAGCGCCGCGATCACCCAGGCGAACGCCATCCAGATGCCGCCGGTCACGATCCATAAAATATTCAGGATGAGTTGTAGCAGCGGCATGTTGGCCTCCGGCCCGTTGTGCGGTCCGCGCCTCAGCTCTTCTTCAGCAGAGGCTGCAGCTCTTTTTCCATGATCTGTGGGTTCATTTCGCCGGCGACTTTCTTGCCGTTGATGAAGAACGTAGGCGTCGCATTGACGCCGAATTTTTGCGCGGCACGGTCGCGGACCTCATTGATCTTATTATAAAGCGCTTGATCGTTGACGCAGGTGTCGAAGCTTTTCTGATCCATTCCGGTCTGTTTGACGAGATCGGCGAGCGCTTCGAGCGGCTTGTCGGTGAAGGCCCAGTACCTTTGCTTGTTGAACAAGAGATCGATCATGGCATCGCGCTTGTCGGGCCCGGCGCAGCGCGCCAGCATGAAGCCGGCAGCGGCCAAAGGATCGAGCGGAAATTCGCGCAGGATGAAGCGAACCTTGCCGGTATCGATATATTTCTTGACGAGCACCGGATAGGTCTCGACATGGAAAGCCGCGCAATGGCTGCAGGTCATCGACGCATATTCGATGATGGTGATCGGCGCATCGGCCTTGCCCTGAACGATGTCGGGCAGGGCCTCCTTGGCCATCAATTCGTCGACGGGAAAAGTGGCGCCTTGCGCATGGGCCGGCGCGATCGTGCTCGCCGCGATGCCGACTGCGCCCACGAGACCCAAGCTCGTTACGGCGAGGATGGCGAGGATCTGGCGGCGGCTTTTCGAGGAGAAGGGGCCATTTTTGAACGCTTGCATGGGCTTTTCCATTAGGTTCGGGCAGAACGCGGAGCGGCGAGGCCGGGCGGACTTGGTTATATATTTTAGGCCAAAGCGTGACGGGAGGCCCAAGGCGGATGCGATTCAGGCGGATGGTACGCGGCCGTGCTCGCGCATGCGGGTTTCGAGCACTCTTGCACCGAGACGTGTTAATGCCTGACGCAGAAGATCATCCTCGATGCCGTCGAGACTGGCCGCCGCGGCGGCGAGGGCGGCTTCGGATGGTGGCGCATGCGCAGGTCGAACGACACGCCGGCGGGCCAGCGGACCCTGCTTTAGAGCAATGCGTTCGACGCAGGCAAAGCCCAAATGGGTGTTGATCCGCTCGATCACCAGCGCAGTACAGTGTTGAAGTTCGAGCGCAAAGCCGGTTTCGACTCTGACGACGAGGGTGGCTGGGGCGAAACCGCGTTCCGTTCCGCCGCGGCCGCGTGGCGGCCACCGTAGACAGAGTGGCTCGGACATGGCCGCCAGTCTCTGCCCCACGATCTCGTCCCAATAGAGGATGATGTCGGATTGGCCAAACCCTTGCCGTGCGAGCACGGGATCGATCGCAGCGCCGATGAGATCGGCGAGCGGGCGCGAGAAAGGGGAACGTCGGCTGGGGCGGATGCTGCGCATGCGATCTTTATAATGCGCGCAACGCCGGTGGCAAAGGGCTGAGATAAGGCCTGAAATATGTGGAAAAAAGTCGATCCGACGCTTTATCGCCATAAACCGGCGGAAGCGGCGGGCCATCAAATGCGAACGGCTTCCTCAAGCGTTTTCCGATCGGTTGGACTCACCCGATCGAGAGGAAACCGCTCCAAATCAATAAGCTGGAGCATGGTCTTATCAATGAGACATCGGATATATCCGATGTCTAAATATCGGAAAAGTCATTCAACTTTCCGGAACATGCTCTAAAGCACGCGCTGAGCCTCAGGCCGCGCGCGGCATCCGGCCGAGTGCGGCCTCGATGTCCAAAATCCGGCGCGTGGTCGCCAGCAGGGAATCGGCATTGAGACTGATGGAATCGATGCCGAGCCGGACGAGATATTCCGCCATATCCGGATAGTCCGACGGCGCCTGGCCGCAAATTCCGCAATGGCGATGATTGCGCTTTGCGCCTTCGACGGCGAGGCGGATCATCTCCTTCACGCCTTGGTCGCGCTCATCATAATCGAAAGCGACGATGTCGGAGTCGCGATCGACCCCCAGAACCAATTGGGTCAGGTCATTCGAGCCTATCGAGAAGCCGTCGAAATGACGTGCGAATGCGTCGACCAGGATCACATTATTGGGGATCTCGCACATCACATAGATTTCGAGCCCGTCGCGGTCGCGTTCCAGTCCGAGGTCGCGCATGCGCGCGATGACGGTTTCGGCTTCGGCGATCCGGCGGCAGAAGGGTATCATCAGCTTCACATTGCCAAAGCCCATGTCGCGGCGCACCCGCAGCATGGCGGCGCATTCCAGCGCAAAACCATCCGCATAGGCCGGATGCGCATAGCGCGCGGCGCCGCGAAAGCCGAGCATCGGATTGGCTTCCTGCGGTTCGAAGACATGGCCGCCGAGCAGGCTCGCATATTCATTGGTCTTGAAATCGGACATGCGGACGATCACCGGCTTCGGATAAAAAGCCGCGGCGATCGTGCCGACTCCTTCCGACAGGCGCTCGACGAAGAAGTCCGCCGGCGTCGCATGTTGCGCGGTGCGCCGCGCGATCACCGCCCGGTCACGATCGGAAAGCCGCTCGGGATGCAGCAAGGCCATAGGGTGGATCTTGATCGCATTGCTGATGATGAATTCCATCCGGGCTAGGCCGACCCCGTCATTCGGCAGGCCGGCAAGCGCGAATGCCATCTCCGGATCACCGACATTGAGCATGATTTCGGTCGCCGGCCGCGCCAGGCTCCTGAGATCGGTGCGCTCGATATTGAAGGCGAGCGTGCCCTGAAACACCTTGCCGGTTTCGCCTTGCGCGCAGACGATGGTGAGCGGGTCGCCGGTGGCGATTTTACCAGTCGCCAGCTTGGTTCCGACGACGGCAGGAATGCCGTGTTCGCGCGCCACGATGGCGGCATGGCAGGTGCGACCGCCGCGATTGGTCACGATGGCAGCGGCCGCTTGCATCACCGTGCCCCAATCGGGCGAGGTGGTATCGGCGACGAGGATTTCGCCGGGCACGAAAGCATCGAGATCGGCTGGATGAATGATGACCCGGGCGGTGCCGGTCGCAATCTTGGTGCCGACCGCGTGGCCGGTCACGAGCACGTTGCCTTGCTCCAAGAGACGGTAGTCTTCGAGACGGTTGCGATCCTTGCGCGAGGCGACGGTCTCGGCCCGCGCCTGCACGATATAGAGCTTGCCGTCGAGACCATCCTTGGCCCATTCGATATCCATCGGCCGATGCGTGCCGGCCATGGCGCTGTAATGATCCTCGATCGCGATTGCTTGATCGGCCAAGCTCAGAACTTCCGTATCGCTGAGACAGAAACGTTCGCGCTCCTTCTGATCCGTCGGCTGGTTGCGCGTGGCACGGCCGTCGTTGCCATAGACCATGCGCATCTCTTTGCTGCCGAGACTGCGCTTGAGAACGCTGCGCTTGCCGGCACGCAAGGTGGGCTTGAAGACATAGAATTCATCCGGCTCGACGGTGCCCTGCACGACGTTCTCGCCGAGGCCATAGGAGCCCGTCAGGAAAATCACATCTTCGAAGCCCGTTTCCGTATCGAGGGTGAAGATCACGCCGGCGGACGCGAGGTCGGAGCGGACCATTTTCATCACGCCGACGGATAGATAGACTTTGAAATGATCGAAGCCATTGTCGATGCGGTAGCGGATCGCGCGATCGGTGAAGAGGCTCGCGAAACAGCGGCGGATCGCGTCGAACAACGCAGCTTCGTTCGCCACATTGAGAAAACTCTCATGTTGGCCGGCGAAGCTCGCTGTTGGCAGATCTTCCGCGGTCGCGGAGGAGCGAACCGCCAGAGTGAGAGTCTCGCCATATTCGTCGACGAGCCTTCGATAGGCCGTCCTGATTTCCGCGACGAGCGCGGCGGGCAGCGGCGCCGCCTGGACGATCTCGCGCGCGCGGGCGGCGCGCGTGGCGAGATCGGTGATATTTTTTGGATCGAGTCCCGCCAGGGCCTCTTTGAGGCGCGGCCAGGCGCCGGCTTCATCGAGTACGGCGCGATAGGCCGCGGCGGTTATCGCAAACCCGTTTGGGACCAAAACATTGGCGTTTTTGAGTGCGCGATACATTTCGCCGAGCGAGGCATTCTTGCCGCCGACGAGCGCGACATCTGCAATGCCGATCTCCGAAAAGAAGCGGATCAAACGCGGTTCTTCGGCCATGACCGCAGCCTTTCGTCAGAAGCGCCGCCGGGCCGGACCGGCGAAACGCAGGAGCCTATTGCGATTCCTAGGCTTTTGGCTGTGATTTTGGCATTGATTTGAATCAGGCGGCGGTGACGATCGGCGCCATGGTGTTATTTCTTGAGGCTCTCGATATAGGCGACGACCTCGTCGATCTGGTAGTCGGCGAGTTGTGGATTGGGCATGCCATTCTTGCTGCCGAGCATCTGTGAGTGGGAACTGAGGAACTGGCGTAATGCAGCCGCGGTCAGATCGGGTTTTTGTGCAATGCTGAGAAAGCTTGGCGCAGGATGCGTCAGAATCGGCGTTTCGGTCTGGTCCGTGGCGACCACGTGACACGCCCAGCAGACCTTCAGTGCAAAGGCATGGCCCGACTCGACGAGCGCGGCGGACGCGGTTTTCGTATCGGCGGCATTGGCCGCAGAAGCGAAAGCGACACTGGTGGCGATGAGACCGGCGAGGGCGTAAGACCGATGCATGTTGGCGCGTTCCTGTCTGTGACTGAGAGAACGTTGACCTGTGGGGCGCGGCTTTTGCTCGGGTCCGCCCGCAAAACCTATAGCGAGAATTTGCAAGAACGAGATGCAAATCGTCGTGATTTGCCGATAACGCCCAGCGGTTCGAACTCGGCTTGGCTTTGACGTTGCACGACGGTGAGGCAAGGCTGATTCGTCAGGTCCAAATGATGCCGAGAATTACGGGTTCGAGATCATGGCGCTGAGGCAAGCGCGCAAGACGAAACAGGTTTGCGCGCCGGTCGCGGACGCGGCCGCTGCCGCAGCGGCGCTGCTCGTCTGGTACGATCGTCACCGTCGCAGCCTGCCGTGGCGCGCCCTTGCGGGGGAAGCTGCCGATCCTTATGCGGTCTGGCTTTCCGAGATCATGCTGCAGCAGACGACGGTTGCGGCAGTTAAATCTTATTTTACCGCCTTTCTCGCGCGCTGGCCGACGATCGCCGCGCTTGCCGCGGCGCCGGTCGAGGCGGTCATGCAGCAATGGGCCGGGCTCGGCTATTATTCCCGGGCGCGCAATCTCCATGCTTGCGCGCAAATGATCGCGACGCAGCTTGGCGGACGCTTTCCCACAAATGAAGCCGGGCTTTTGCGCCTGCCGGGCATCGGCTCCTACACGGCGGCGGCTATCGCAGCGATCGCCTTCGACGAAAAAGTTGCGGTCGTCGATGGCAATGTCGAACGGGTGATCTCTCGCCTCGTTGCGCTCGAAGTGTCTTTGCCTGCGGCGAAGCCTTTGATCAAGGAGAAGACGGCGGCGCTGGTGCCGGCGGCGAGGCCGGGCGATTTCGCCCAGGCGATGATGGATCTCGGTGCCACCATTTGCACGCCGCGACGCCCCGCCTGTGGCCTTTGCCCTTTGCAGCCTTTCTGCCTGGCTGCGACGCAAGCGGTGCCGGAGCGTTTTCCTTTGAAGGCGCCGAAACGAGCCCGGCCGAATCGGCAAGGCGCCGTCTTCTTCACCCGCTGTGGCGACGCTGTGCTTTTGCGCACACGGCCGCCACGCGGATTGCTCGGCGGCATGGCGGAATTTCCGGGGACCGCCTGGAGCGAGGACTTCGATCGAGACTTTGACGAAGAGAAAGTCTTGCGCGAGGCGCCATTCCTCGTCGATTATTGTAAGCTGCCCCTGGGCGTGACCCATGTCTTCACCCATTTCTCGCTCAGGCTTGCTATTTTCGCGGCGGATGTGGCGCCTGGGACCCTGGCGTCGGCCGACTGCCGTTGGGTGAACCCGGATGCACTTGCCACGGAGGCTTTGCCAAGTGTCATGCGCAAAGTGCTCGCGGCGATAAAGGACAGCGGCTGGTGAGGGATTGGTCTTATGCTTGGGTGGCCCGCGCCTCTCCAGCATGTTCCGGAAAAGTTGAATGACTTTTCCGATATTTTCGAACTCGGATATATCCGAGTTCTCATTGATGAGAACATGTTCCAGCTTATTGATTTGGAGCGTTTTCTTTTCGATGGAGTGATTCCACCCGATCGGAAAACGTTCT
The window above is part of the Methylovirgula sp. HY1 genome. Proteins encoded here:
- a CDS encoding DUF721 domain-containing protein, whose protein sequence is MRSIRPSRRSPFSRPLADLIGAAIDPVLARQGFGQSDIILYWDEIVGQRLAAMSEPLCLRWPPRGRGGTERGFAPATLVVRVETGFALELQHCTALVIERINTHLGFACVERIALKQGPLARRRVVRPAHAPPSEAALAAAAASLDGIEDDLLRQALTRLGARVLETRMREHGRVPSA
- the ppsA gene encoding phosphoenolpyruvate synthase — protein: MAEEPRLIRFFSEIGIADVALVGGKNASLGEMYRALKNANVLVPNGFAITAAAYRAVLDEAGAWPRLKEALAGLDPKNITDLATRAARAREIVQAAPLPAALVAEIRTAYRRLVDEYGETLTLAVRSSATAEDLPTASFAGQHESFLNVANEAALFDAIRRCFASLFTDRAIRYRIDNGFDHFKVYLSVGVMKMVRSDLASAGVIFTLDTETGFEDVIFLTGSYGLGENVVQGTVEPDEFYVFKPTLRAGKRSVLKRSLGSKEMRMVYGNDGRATRNQPTDQKERERFCLSDTEVLSLADQAIAIEDHYSAMAGTHRPMDIEWAKDGLDGKLYIVQARAETVASRKDRNRLEDYRLLEQGNVLVTGHAVGTKIATGTARVIIHPADLDAFVPGEILVADTTSPDWGTVMQAAAAIVTNRGGRTCHAAIVAREHGIPAVVGTKLATGKIATGDPLTIVCAQGETGKVFQGTLAFNIERTDLRSLARPATEIMLNVGDPEMAFALAGLPNDGVGLARMEFIISNAIKIHPMALLHPERLSDRDRAVIARRTAQHATPADFFVERLSEGVGTIAAAFYPKPVIVRMSDFKTNEYASLLGGHVFEPQEANPMLGFRGAARYAHPAYADGFALECAAMLRVRRDMGFGNVKLMIPFCRRIAEAETVIARMRDLGLERDRDGLEIYVMCEIPNNVILVDAFARHFDGFSIGSNDLTQLVLGVDRDSDIVAFDYDERDQGVKEMIRLAVEGAKRNHRHCGICGQAPSDYPDMAEYLVRLGIDSISLNADSLLATTRRILDIEAALGRMPRAA
- a CDS encoding YccF domain-containing protein, giving the protein MPLLQLILNILWIVTGGIWMAFAWVIAALIMAITIIGLPWTRAALNIAAYSLLPFGQRAVSRRDWTGRDDLGTGAFGTLGNILWLVLAGWWLALGHVVTAVALAITIIGLPFAWAHLKLAGIALWPIGKMIVPNDAVPPSGRPMRW
- the mutY gene encoding A/G-specific adenine glycosylase encodes the protein MALRQARKTKQVCAPVADAAAAAAALLVWYDRHRRSLPWRALAGEAADPYAVWLSEIMLQQTTVAAVKSYFTAFLARWPTIAALAAAPVEAVMQQWAGLGYYSRARNLHACAQMIATQLGGRFPTNEAGLLRLPGIGSYTAAAIAAIAFDEKVAVVDGNVERVISRLVALEVSLPAAKPLIKEKTAALVPAARPGDFAQAMMDLGATICTPRRPACGLCPLQPFCLAATQAVPERFPLKAPKRARPNRQGAVFFTRCGDAVLLRTRPPRGLLGGMAEFPGTAWSEDFDRDFDEEKVLREAPFLVDYCKLPLGVTHVFTHFSLRLAIFAADVAPGTLASADCRWVNPDALATEALPSVMRKVLAAIKDSGW
- a CDS encoding c-type cytochrome, with protein sequence MHRSYALAGLIATSVAFASAANAADTKTASAALVESGHAFALKVCWACHVVATDQTETPILTHPAPSFLSIAQKPDLTAAALRQFLSSHSQMLGSKNGMPNPQLADYQIDEVVAYIESLKK
- a CDS encoding DsbA family protein, with product MQAFKNGPFSSKSRRQILAILAVTSLGLVGAVGIAASTIAPAHAQGATFPVDELMAKEALPDIVQGKADAPITIIEYASMTCSHCAAFHVETYPVLVKKYIDTGKVRFILREFPLDPLAAAGFMLARCAGPDKRDAMIDLLFNKQRYWAFTDKPLEALADLVKQTGMDQKSFDTCVNDQALYNKINEVRDRAAQKFGVNATPTFFINGKKVAGEMNPQIMEKELQPLLKKS